A window from Setaria italica strain Yugu1 chromosome VIII, Setaria_italica_v2.0, whole genome shotgun sequence encodes these proteins:
- the LOC101782664 gene encoding short-chain dehydrogenase TIC 32, chloroplastic-like: MRNFGCLTWRPRPSGFSAASTAEEVTAGLDGSHLTAIVTGATSGIGKETARVLLLRGVKVIIPARTMESGLRAKRSLTQGQGIPDSRLHVMEMDLSSLDSVQRFAQHFMSLHEHLNILINNAGIILFSFRPSEDGIEQQFATNHLGHFFLTDLLLEKMKATAKETGVQGRIINVSSAGHRCNGSYFDIEKLGDERKFNRYLAYPHSKLANILHAKELSRRFQVEGCNLTANSLHPGLIKTEIGRNSTLIDLLLSFLKLCRKSIPQGAATTCYLALHPNVEDVSGKYFEDCNEATPSALAEDEQLAKKVWHISEELVRRRKLD; encoded by the exons ATGAGAAATTTTGGCTGCTTGACGTGGAGGCCCAGGCCATCTGGTTTCAGTGCAGCGTCAACCGCGGAGGAGGTCACTGCTGGTCTCGATGGCAGCCATCTCACTGCCATTGTCACAG GAGCAACGAGTGGAATTGGAAAAGAGACTGCCAGGGTCCTACTTTTGAGGGGAGTAAAGGTGATCATACCTGCTCGAACAATGGAGAGCGGGCTGAGGGCAAAACGGAGCCTTACTCAGGGTCAGGGTATTCCAGACTCGAGGCTCCATGTTATGGAGATGGACCTGAGCTCCCTTGATTCTGTCCAACGCTTCGCTCAGCACTTCATGTCGTTGCACGAGCATCTCAACATACTCAT AAATAATGCAGGGATAATACTGTTCTCTTTCCGGCCATCAGAAGACGGGATTGAGCAGCAGTTTGCCACCAATCATCTTG GGCATTTCTTTCTGACGGATCTGCTACTAGAAAAGATGAAAGCGACAGCCAAAGAAACAGGAGTTCAAGGGAGGATCATTAATGTATCCTCCGCGGGTCATAGGTGCAATGGCTCTTACTTCGATATAGAGAAGCTGGGAGATGAACGCAA GTTCAATCGGTATTTGGCATATCCTCATTCCAAATTAGCCAACATTCTTCATGCCAAGGAGTTATCCAGGCGTTTTCAG GTGGAAGGTTGCAACCTGACAGCAAATTCTTTACACCCTGGATTAATCAAGACTGAAATTGGCAGGAACAGCA CTTTAATAGATCTGcttctttcttttctgaaaCTATGTCGGAAAAGCATACCCCAG GGAGCAGCTACTACTTGCTACCTAGCTCTGCATCCTAATGTTGAAGATGTTTCTGGGAAGTACTTTGAAGATTGCAATGAGGCCACCCCTTCGGCATTAGCAGAAGATGAACAACTAGCAAAGAAGGTTTGGCACATAAGTGAAGAACTTGTCAGGAGAAGGAAACTGGATTGA